AGAAGGGGTCCTCGGCTCTTCAGCCAGCTGCAGCCTCCCCGGCCTCTGATTCTCAGCTGGCGCAACCGCAACCTCAGCCTGTGCAGCCTCAGCTGGAGTCTGTCCAGCCACAGTCAGCCACAGTACCCCCTGTCatggtccctgtctcgtctctgCTGTCGGTCACAGCGCCCTCTGTCatggtccctgtctcgtctccgctgtcGGCCACAGCGCGCCCTGTCATGGTCTCTATCTATTCTCCGCTGCCGGTCGCAGCACCCCCTGTCACAGTCCCTGTCTTGCCCCCGATGTCAGTCCCACCCTCGTCACCCTGTCACTCCACCTGGTTCTCAGCCTCCCTATCCATGCCATCTATAAATTCTCTGCCATCCGCGAGAAGCACTGGACCACCTTCTGTTTCCGACTCCTCCTCGTCAGTCCCTTTTCTTGTTTCCCCTCAGCCAGGCCACCCTATGTTGCCCCCTCCAAGCCTCTGTGGTCTGCACGGACCCAGCCTTCTGCTACACCACGAAGGCCAAGAACTCAAACCCCACCCGTTTACACTCAACCTGGACCACCCAAGATAAACACTGTCATTCCACCACCTCTCCTCccttgtttatttttcttattgtTACATTCTAACCCATTCATTGTCATAGCTTGTCTGTCAGGATCCTACCGGAACCTTGTCCTGTTTTAGTATTTAGTCCagtatggcagggttctgacagtacaatgttttatgtggggAATACGTGGTCTGTATTGATTATACTAGACCACGTATTTCCtgtgtctcgtcactttttaccCGCTCCCTTACCTGTCATCCTTCTCACCTGTTCCCCTTGttattttgtccctatttaaaGTCTTTGTGCCCAGTGTTCTGTCTGTGATTGTACTGTGTTATCAAGCTCTGTTCCTGTCTGTATTTATATTGAGTATGCCAAGTTTATTGTCTGTTCATTGTATGTTATTAGTGTTTAGTCAGTCAAAGTCTAGTTTAATGTCATAGTCTAGTCCAGTTTAGTGTTTATCCGGTCCTGTGTATATTGTCTTGTTTAACCCCCTCGTggttttttgttttcttgttttttgttcAATAAATTGTTCAGTTTTCTATCAgtgtctgcgtttgggttcatcCGCCTTGCCACCCCTGACACAGCCCTGACATTGTTTCAGGCCAGAATGTTATCCTGATCATCAGCTTTGATTGACAATGTGTATTCTTGATGTGTTTTTACTTGCTCCAAACCTGAGAACAATGGAACACCCATATAACAAAAATCTCTGTATACTGTCAGATGTAGCGATGACAACATCACACTTTCACTATTCAACTACTTATCATATCCAAAATTAAATACAACAACCTGGCTGTACTGCTGTGTGTGTTATAAACTTTTCCATGTTGTATAGATCCATTCAAATATCATTCAGCCATAAAACTATTGCAGTGTCacattaaaagtattttttttgcattcatGCAACAAGTAGCTTAATTAATTTCATGATAAATGCAGACTTATTTAAAAAGGCAAATGAAAGTCGTCAGCATTGATTCAGTAAAGTTGATTCTTTATCTGGTGTGGCACAGAGTTGTCAGACGACAACATTCCTCTTCCATGAGGCGCGGGGTTTTAGGGCGAGGCATCGTTCTTAAAATCAACACCCATGAGAAACAATTCATTCAGCTGAGACACACAGGAGATCATTATCGTTCCTGAGTATTGTAAGTTGCTTTTATTTCTTTCCTCTCTTTGTTACTTTTATGTGATTTTTACTGTATTATGCTGTAATATACTTATATACAGTACCTTAACAAAAGCAATAGATTCCTGAACATTGAGATTCGTCTGTGTAgtaatgtgtaaaaaataaagatatatcTGATTGCAAAACTAAATCAGAAGGATTTCTGAATTTTTGAATAAATTATAAGCGAATTGTTTGTAGAAATACAAGGTATAAGACCACACTGACAATCTGATTGTATTTCATTTAAAGCTGAAAATATGCAAAGTTCAATGTTATGACATTAATGTTCTGCACAGTTTTACGGTCAcaagtacactgtcagaaaaaatagtcaaaaatgttccctagctgtcactggagcggtaccattttgaaaagtacacctaaagagttcttattagtacctcaaaggtgtatacatatctgtaccaaaatggtacatagtTGCTTTTTAAGAGTACTCTGCCCTAGTGACATCTACTGTAGGGACTTTTTTCTTAATGTTCATTTTTCAATTGTACTTGTTATACTGATATTAGTAATTAATCATATCTCTGTCAATCTCTCTTTGACTTTTGTTCAGGTTGTGAAAATGGAGTCTTTGTCAGCATCAACCACCCAATTCTCTCTCAATATGTTTAAGAAGATGAGTGAGGAAAACACTAGTGGAAATATCTTCTACTCTCCTCTCAGTATCTCTTCGGCTCTGGGCATGGTGTCACTTGGTGCTAAAGGAAACACACATGATGAGATCTTACAGGTGATGACACAGTTTATCTGTTAGGAGTGATGGGGATGTGAGTTTCTTTTGGTGATCATGAATGATTGCATGTTCTGGTTTCTCTTTATTACCTGTGATGTTGAGAGAAAGTGTAGGGTGTAGTTGACAAGTAAATGTTcactgtcattttgtgtttgaATCAAAATGTCAAAAAGCTTAGTTTAATAAATGATCTTTGTAGACTGGAGAGTAAGTTCTGAGTCCTGAAAGTAGTATAATAAACacttttatcttaaaataaatttttgcacATGATGTGAACCCTTTAAAGCATGGGCTTGCAATTCTGTGGGCGGGACCACTTGTGGGGTGCACAGTTGGATAAGGTGAGTCACGAAAAGTTGACTGTTGTGGTAAATAGTTTAGTCCAATTAATGAATTCTTACTGTAAGATTTTTTGccattgcatttaaagtaatgtTTTATTCAAACAATATGAAGGACAATATGAACCACTCTTCCCTAAAAGAAAACGTTGTGTGTTTTTTCACATAtttcttcaaataaatattttggtgGGTCCTAAGGTAGGTTTTACCTGTCTGAGTCATGTCatgaaaagtttgggaacccttgcattaaaaaaacagtttttcaaaatatggcAGGTCGAATGAGGCAATGATCCTTCAATAAAGCTGGAGTGCCAGTACAGTATTTgcctttctttcagatgtgaccATGATGTGTTTATTCCTGTAATGTAGAGCTCTTTTGTGCACGTTAAGACATGACTTTCCATGGTTTCATGTTTAAATTGATTTTGTTGAAGGGCAGGACACAGGAAGAGAGTCTGTCATACTGGGTTGGGTCGTGCTATGGTTTCAGTATTGTTGTTTGAATTAAACATAAGATCAGTCAAACTGTACGAATGTAATTCTGcagttttaatttaataaatctGAAGGGTATATATGCAGGTCGTCACAGTTTCTAGCTaagaaattgttattttattaacaaacaaaatacaatttatttatgCACTGAAATGAATGCATATTCACAATTAAATATACATTCATCTATTCACAAAAGCTTGGGTTATTAAAATATTGGATTTATTCTTTTCTCTCATTGATGTAGGCTCTGTGTCTTAACAAACTTGTGAAATCTGATGTTGCAACTTCTGGACCAGCGCTTCAGCAGCAGACCCAGAAACCTCAGATGCCCGTCTGTACCAAGGGTCAATCTGAACCACAAATGATGCAGCAGACTCAGAAATTTCAGATACCTTCTTTCCTCAAGGTTCACTATGAATATGTACATAAGACACAAACCTCATGACTTTAAAGTAGCTGTAACAATGTTTGACAGGGCCTAACACTAACTTTTTGTAGGTGACTACCAGCCAAAAGTATTTTTTCTACACTAACTAAACATgcgtgaccctggaccacaaaccaGTCTTGAGTAGCACAGGTTTATAtgtagcaaaagccaaaaatacattgtatgggtcaaacttattaaaataaatcataaggatattatgtaaaatattttgtaaatttcctaacCTAATTATatcaaaaactttatttttgtgagtggatgcagttgataaggactttatttggacaactttaaaggcggggtgcacaatttggaaaagggagttggcgactaccaaaacacacttgtagccaatccgcagtaaggggtgtgtctactaaccaacattgatgcctgggttgcgtatgtgcggggcgggtctatcaaaagattGGGgaaggtgtgtttgtttaggtgatttcagatgtcaacattggctttcggagatcatggaccctgcatttaaaggcgattttctcaatattttgtcctatcctaacaaacttTTAGATGCTGTCAAaatttcaattttaaaaaatgtacctTTGTTATTGTATTTgtgatccagggtcacatatgtgggTAACACAATGCAGTAAGGTTTTGTTAGCATTAGTTAAAACTGCAGATCATTTGGGCTCTCTATCGCCACCATGCATGCCCTGTTAAATGGTACCGGCCAACTCGCGCTACAATTTTTGGCAATtgtaaccctaaccctaaccttgcaaaaattaaccatggttttactacagttgtAACCAAAAACTTTcaccacaaaaaacatggttaattttcatgaGGACTTGGCAAGTGTTCATTTCAGATCCTTGTGTTTGGTGTATTTTCGGTATATGTGGGATCTATTCTTGAGTCGTTTTATAGTAGACTAATGTGTATTTCAAagtttttatgttgttttaatttttgcCAACAGAAATCCCAGCCAACACCTGAAGAACAAATTCATTTCAGCTACAGCAAACTCATGAACGAGTTGAACAGACCAGGAGCCCCATATATGTTGAGTCTTGCCAATCGTCTGTATGGAGAGAAATCCTATGAGTTTATTGGTGTAAGATGAGTTTATTCAGTCTCTCACTcgtgttaataaaaaaaaaatgtgacttTCACTTCAATTAATTTACTGTGTTATAGAAATTCATTAGTGAGACACAGAAATACTACCAGGCTGGACTGGAGTCTGTGGACTTCATAAAAAACTCAGAAGCTGCACGCGTTAACATCAACAACTGGGTGGAGAAAAAGACACAAGGTTAAAGACCAACGTGAAAGTTCTTAAGTTAAAATTACTTAATGTGCTGTCAAAATTAAAGGTAATTTTGCTACGTAGGGCTCTTGAGTTGGCTATTAAATATCTTATTTGACTCACAGGGAAGATCAAAGACTTGCTGGCACAGGGGATCGTCAATGATTTGACTCGTTTGGTTTTGGTGAACGCCATCTACTTCAAGGGAAACTGGGAGAAAAAATTCCCAAAGGAAGCCACAGTTGAACAACAGTTTAAAGTGAACAAGGTGAGATTCAATGATCTTCTTGTGTATGAACTTCagtattttgacatcacaagggttAATGATCATGTTCTCATTGATGTTTAACAGAATGAAACTAAACCAGTGAAGATGATGAATCAGAAGTTCAAGTTTCCTCTGACCTTCATCCCAGAGGTGAACAGTCAGATCCTGGAGCTGCCGTATGTTGGGAAGAATCTAAGTATGTTGATCATCCTTCCAAATGAGATTCAAGACGACACCACTGGACTTCAACAGGTGAGTCAGGAGAgtgtttaaaactttatttaacatCATCAGATAGACATTAACATAACTCTCTTATCCAGCTGGAGAAAACACTGACCTATGAGAAGCTCATGGAGTGGACCAAACCTGAAAGCATGAGGATACAAGACGTTCAGATATCTCTGCCTAAGTTTAAGCTGGAAGAAACTTACGACATGAAGCATCTACTGGTGAAACTGGGAATGGTGGATGCTTTTGAGATGGGGAAGGCAAATTTTTCAGGAATGTCCCACAATAATGATCTGGTGGTGTCTGAGGTGATTCATAAATCCTTTGTTGAAGTCAATGAAGAAGGAACAGAAGCAGCAGCGGCAACTGGCGTTGTCATGATGACCAGGATGTCACAGATTCCTCAGATGTTCAATGCTGATCATCCCTTCCTGTTCTGTATTCGACACAATGCCACCAAAACCATTCTGTTTAATGGACGCTTCTCCTCTCCATGAGCTCCTCCTGCTGATGATTTCTGAAGATTGTCATTTGGATTAATGCTGATAATTATATAGTTATGTAATCAAAGTGTTTAATTTAACCCTTAAGTGCCtctgtttttcttttgttaAAATTATGAATTAAATAATTTTGGAATAAAATGAAAGACTTTGCTCAGCATTTTTTCTAGTCAAACAAAAGCCAAAAGAAATGCAATCAGAACTTTGTACAGTATTTTTTGGAACCCATGCTTTAGGATTTTTAATTGGATTccaacaaaacagaaaaaggggGGAAAAATGTATACAAATTTTGGGCTGGGGACAAATATTAttagtaaacattttattttttactataGTAAGTTCAATACATTTGTATTGGTACTATTTGTGATTTCCAGTCTCATTGAAAGACTGAATACAAACTATGTATCATAAACCTTCTGTAGCTTACCACCACCACTAGATGACGATAGAGCTCTTTTAAGATGTACACATGAAACTATGTCTACAACAACTTAATATATTTAGGTAACACACTTTAATAAGGTACTATTGGTTAACATGAACTGACATTAAATAACACTTATactgcatttattaatcttagtacatgttaattttaacatttcTTTCCGAATTCTTTACACCATTCCAATATCTATGGCAAGAACCAGTTAATCCAcacaagttaatccatacacaggttAGCAGAGAGGCAATTTGTTATCTCCAATTCAATTAACTTGCAAGTTTTTGGACTGTGCgaggaaaccggagtaaacTGACACTGGCACATGGAGAGCATGTTTCCATCACCTGACCTAGCCGGGACTCGAACTGGGGACCGCCTTGCTGTGAGGttacagtgctacccactgcgTCAACCTAAACATTGAACATGAACGTTGTACTTGCATTATAccatgggtctgttgaatgctttattctgattggttgagaaatgttccatgggtgttgattatttttcaataaccgcacaccta
Above is a window of Paramisgurnus dabryanus chromosome 13, PD_genome_1.1, whole genome shotgun sequence DNA encoding:
- the LOC141279954 gene encoding leukocyte elastase inhibitor-like produces the protein MESLSASTTQFSLNMFKKMSEENTSGNIFYSPLSISSALGMVSLGAKGNTHDEILQALCLNKLVKSDVATSGPALQQQTQKPQMPVCTKGQSEPQMMQQTQKFQIPSFLKKSQPTPEEQIHFSYSKLMNELNRPGAPYMLSLANRLYGEKSYEFIGKFISETQKYYQAGLESVDFIKNSEAARVNINNWVEKKTQGKIKDLLAQGIVNDLTRLVLVNAIYFKGNWEKKFPKEATVEQQFKVNKNETKPVKMMNQKFKFPLTFIPEVNSQILELPYVGKNLSMLIILPNEIQDDTTGLQQLEKTLTYEKLMEWTKPESMRIQDVQISLPKFKLEETYDMKHLLVKLGMVDAFEMGKANFSGMSHNNDLVVSEVIHKSFVEVNEEGTEAAAATGVVMMTRMSQIPQMFNADHPFLFCIRHNATKTILFNGRFSSP